The following proteins are co-located in the Pedobacter frigiditerrae genome:
- the galK gene encoding galactokinase, which produces MMIESIKSAFKQHFNRVPIIVRSPGKINLAGGYTNDNDGYVLPVAIDIATYVAVSKRKDDEIHLYSESYQEAFQTKLSDLNTSEKDWVNYILGVADQLQKWGYHIGGFNLYIDGDVPLDDELSSIAAMECSTAYALIELFSLSVPMLDLAKIAQMAGQDFKGINNSIIDQFTSVFGKKGNAILLDGKSLTYDYIPIKLDGYQFVLLKADLDNPTLNHKLIKIKEQCEQGFLLVKSNVEHVRSLRDTNLKMLDKYVKRKDIEIYNKCKFIIEENQRVLLAAEHLRNANLKGFGQVMFQTHDGLSEFYQVSCDELDFLVNTVKKIPYVLGARMIGEGFEGCTLNIVKEDVIDDFIEELTHTFEVKFAKKLDAYVVEIEDGTTLIC; this is translated from the coding sequence ATGATGATCGAATCAATAAAATCAGCTTTTAAACAGCATTTCAACCGCGTTCCCATTATAGTTCGCTCTCCAGGAAAAATTAATTTAGCAGGCGGCTACACCAACGATAATGATGGTTATGTATTGCCTGTAGCCATTGATATAGCTACTTATGTAGCTGTTTCGAAAAGGAAAGATGATGAGATTCACCTTTACTCAGAAAGTTATCAAGAAGCTTTTCAAACCAAGCTTTCTGATTTAAATACTTCCGAAAAAGACTGGGTTAATTACATTTTAGGTGTAGCAGATCAGTTGCAGAAATGGGGTTATCACATTGGTGGATTTAACCTCTATATTGATGGTGATGTGCCATTAGACGATGAGCTTTCTTCTATTGCTGCAATGGAGTGTTCTACTGCCTACGCATTAATCGAACTGTTTTCTTTATCTGTTCCGATGCTAGATCTTGCGAAAATCGCACAAATGGCAGGACAGGATTTTAAAGGAATTAACAATAGCATTATAGATCAATTTACTTCTGTTTTTGGAAAAAAAGGGAATGCTATTCTTTTAGATGGTAAAAGTTTAACCTATGATTATATCCCCATAAAGTTAGATGGATATCAATTTGTTTTATTGAAAGCAGATTTAGATAACCCAACATTAAATCATAAATTAATTAAAATTAAGGAACAATGTGAGCAAGGGTTTTTGTTGGTTAAAAGCAATGTTGAACATGTGAGAAGCTTACGGGACACCAATTTAAAGATGTTAGATAAATATGTTAAACGGAAAGACATTGAAATCTACAATAAATGTAAGTTCATAATAGAAGAAAATCAGAGGGTTTTACTGGCTGCTGAACACTTAAGGAATGCTAATTTAAAGGGTTTTGGTCAGGTAATGTTTCAAACACATGATGGGCTAAGCGAATTTTATCAGGTTAGTTGCGATGAATTAGATTTTTTGGTGAATACCGTAAAAAAAATCCCTTATGTATTGGGAGCTAGAATGATAGGTGAAGGATTTGAAGGTTGTACGCTGAACATCGTAAAAGAAGATGTTATAGATGATTTTATTGAAGAATTGACTCATACATTTGAAGTTAAGTTTGCTAAAAAATTAGATGCTTATGTTGTTGAGATAGAAGATGGTACAACATTAATATGCTGA
- a CDS encoding gliding motility-associated C-terminal domain-containing protein — protein sequence MNNFLLKASRVKTKKIIAKSLALICSLLLFSNLVSAQSYKNHYIAPAPWVYFTEGNELIIATNSVTPVNLTIKKSDGTTPAITPLNSDPLTIGHPKVFRFVGLINANGNQRHALNTIIDNAGLIVIGDQPITVNLRNIVSDQDLGQGLDDYIKGNSSLFSFGDAAVGTSFRVGYYRDGDVYTSGGNRPARPIYSVMAINNGTILKINGVPITTLNAGQSYLFQNHIGSLVETSGPAVMNASAAYDSPTNGNCFDGTSNPVAPVSSLGTQYIVVRGNGNDVSEQTTVVASEDNTVVTVVNYTSAGAIHNTVIYTLAAAGDFITFNNGIPGGTNAANTSEGQIYSATRILSTKKVAAYSGTADNCEVDLATLVPISDCTGSTKVQAYKFRKYTPADDLPYFAYIILNDAAAKVLITTDNGLTNKDIETLPGVGVRRQLGSSGLFIIDFTNTNVANPNSLTLESTSRLTVSMVQQGGGFSMSNFLTPLPEKALVPTFAQGDCASAVLSADPNSRAPYQWYLDGVMIPGATSISYTAAVSGVYTVTTALDCGNSAQSLPIIINLCNIDRSVTKTVDNTTPVIGSTVNFTLTAKNLGPGNAVNVVVTDLLPAGYTYVSHTASAGTSYDYLTGKWIIGSLAANGADNATLVVSAITKSTGPYQNTATISGPQSDVTTNNDVASVTPSVIPAITLTSASGTDAQTICYSPSTAIAPIVYTFWGTTTGAIATLPAGLTGVYTAATTTPSAPAKYTITGIPSITLGAETYKVTTQGGPTDVEITGLLTVNGAVTNPVFNPFVATRCQGPGIVFYTATANYANGITYSISPTIAGTMNAATGQMTWSAAFSGNATITASAAGCSGPATSSIVITVSSGGTVTPDYVTVCAVNNIGTLTAGGVTGTVIRWEYSTDAGATWTSIANTSTTQSYAGLTQTRAYRVVSQTTACAEVFSAIATISVSQIAAVSAQTVSVCSAHSFLVEPSGVPGGTVYSWSAPTLLSGTVTGGAAGSNEPNITGTLTGNGVVRYTVTPRSGSCEGAPFTLTVSVFPPTVRTINYGGPYCHSAGGTASPTFGGNTTGITSSTFASTIGLSIDVNTGVVNIAASQAGNYIITNTYSNGSCTSTASYVLVLSSTPTTGLLVAPADICANSNATITLSNIPYGNGSSYSVWTAASGGTNLGMIPFTTPNLLVNTTYYIQPTNSCGDGPRTPIDINIKSSTLATPITPGNSSLCEGSTLQLANATGGGTWGSSNTAIATVSSTGLVTAIAPGSVLISYIAPAGCTSKSLNIDARPTISQITGGGDLCVGLTRILANATAGGVWSSATPSVATVNASTGEVTGVTAGTSVITYTTAANASGCTNSAIYTLTVNRPSTLIRSGGSQNQTICTGSAITDIVYTYGGSATSAFVTGTISPANYVVNTINKTVTITGIFNTSVTYNVTTVGHTSPCDPIVVSGTITTDPLLCPSNLLAVNDNGVANSINGGEAVANILVNDSYNANLTATIANLTIAENSNNSLGKVTLNTATGKVNVAPGTPAGTYTINYTITDKQDPTKTATANIVVIVSSGIIEAVADSGTVNSTVGNSSLLNVLANDKFNGGSPATIAAVTITENSNNSGGNVTLTPGTGVVSVAPGTPPGTYNINYTITDKLDPTKTSSANVVVFVTTGAIQANDDNGTANTVNGGVAISNILTNDKYNGTSQVPTTADVTIAEVPGSNTSAGKITLNVTTGQVTVAPNTPAGVYTIDYSITDKLDPSKVATAIITVTVSSGAIQANNDSGSVSGVLGGIAVNDVLINDTFNGGSPATLANVDLAQVSTTNPKVTLDVLTGKVNVAPGTPGGVYTLVYKIVDKLDPTKISQASVSVTVVAPTIIATNDSGTVNGLVGGTAVANVLVNDTYNGNPATLNDVTISQVSTSNPKVTIDPTTGKVNVAAGTAAGTYNLVYQIEDKLNPGSKKTATVTVTVTAPAMVAANDNGAINGVTGGTAIANILANDTYNGNPATLNDVTITQVSSTSANVTIDPTTGKVNVAPNTTTGTYTLVYEIEDKLNPGQKKTATITVNVTSTPLIATPDTGTILGFFGGTIQMDILANDTYNGGSQANVGNVVITQLSTDNPKINIDPTNGKVIVQPRTLPGVYILNYQITDKLDPANKATTTVTITIPNWITDLAVTKVADKTGVEVNENITYAIIVRNIGTATVLAGRAIVLTESLPTGLSNVTYQATGGTYNPTANTFTTAADVDAGQSVTLLVMGTVNANYTQNDITNSVTVDAAQLAMDPNPANNSASVTTPILKGKIALVKSGVVNSGNNTVTYTFTIKNTGNVALSNVTLTDAKLGLNIVLPGSLAIGASTTYTRVYTLSQSDKDLGSVTNTANVSSKSPAGNTITDISGTAENNDNPTITTIPTSAALALTKVANNNGTKVGDVITYFIVLKNTGNVTLNNIEVTDANATLASSPTPSPNPNSSGYFIPTLIPGALVNITATHILTQTDINAGTVVNQANVNAKDPKGNNLTKVSDNPSTTASDDPTIISIAQVSSITLTKTANNTGGKAGDVINYTLIVKNTGNTTLTNVVVADAGADAGSVLPANVATIQPGAIAVVVAKHTLTQADVNLGRYSNQASVIAKDGNNNSIADPLSDDPNTTLSDDPTVVLLNPNADLVTVKRLKNAAQISYVPGENVIYLISVKNIGPSAAVNVKVTDIAPLGTTITKWTATATGLTLPNNDGTGNLDQTISLFPSNAEVSYEITVATPNSATKSIYAGKPLSNSVTITSSTPDLSTIGDITTTAEIPAFIQNDLSIAKTSDHLTPVGMDTPYDYNILVKNNGLFTSNNVVVTDVLPAGLTYVSHSAGKGTANYSSASNTVLWTVPTIESGAVVMLTIKVKSSKSGVISNTASVTAAEGDPNLANNIATDLKEIFILNTKPNVITPNGDGKNDTYVIDGLELYPENFLTIFNRWGNEVYHSNGGYKNDWSGNGLKEGTYYYLLKVKETNGNWTVSKGYITLLRNN from the coding sequence ATGAACAATTTTTTACTAAAAGCTTCACGTGTTAAAACAAAAAAAATAATTGCAAAATCCCTTGCGCTAATTTGTTCGTTGTTGCTTTTCTCAAATTTAGTAAGTGCACAATCTTACAAGAACCATTACATCGCTCCAGCACCTTGGGTTTATTTTACAGAAGGTAATGAGTTAATTATTGCAACAAATAGTGTTACTCCTGTTAATTTAACTATTAAAAAAAGTGACGGAACAACACCTGCCATAACACCTCTTAACTCTGATCCCTTAACGATTGGGCATCCAAAAGTGTTTAGGTTTGTAGGCTTAATTAATGCAAACGGAAACCAAAGACATGCTTTAAACACCATCATAGACAATGCTGGGTTAATAGTTATTGGCGATCAGCCTATTACGGTAAACTTAAGGAATATTGTTTCAGATCAAGACCTTGGTCAGGGCTTAGATGATTATATAAAAGGAAATTCATCGTTATTCAGTTTTGGTGATGCAGCTGTGGGTACCTCTTTTAGGGTTGGTTATTATAGGGATGGAGATGTTTATACATCAGGAGGGAATCGTCCGGCGAGACCAATTTATAGTGTAATGGCTATAAATAATGGAACGATCTTAAAAATTAATGGAGTTCCAATAACCACGTTAAATGCTGGTCAATCTTATTTATTTCAAAATCACATTGGTTCTCTTGTAGAAACCTCTGGTCCGGCTGTAATGAATGCTAGTGCTGCTTATGATTCTCCAACTAATGGTAATTGTTTCGATGGTACAAGTAATCCTGTTGCTCCAGTTTCATCTTTAGGAACACAATATATTGTTGTTAGAGGAAATGGAAATGATGTTTCTGAACAAACAACAGTAGTAGCTTCGGAAGATAATACAGTTGTTACTGTAGTTAATTATACATCAGCTGGTGCGATACATAATACAGTTATTTATACTTTAGCAGCGGCCGGTGATTTTATCACTTTTAATAATGGTATTCCGGGCGGTACAAATGCCGCAAATACATCGGAAGGTCAGATATATTCTGCTACAAGAATTCTTTCTACTAAAAAGGTTGCGGCTTATTCGGGTACGGCAGATAACTGCGAGGTTGATCTTGCAACCTTAGTTCCAATTTCTGATTGTACCGGTTCTACCAAAGTTCAGGCCTATAAGTTTAGGAAATATACTCCTGCTGATGATTTACCTTATTTTGCTTATATTATTTTAAATGATGCAGCGGCAAAAGTTTTAATCACTACTGATAATGGATTAACCAATAAGGATATTGAAACCTTACCTGGTGTTGGTGTTAGAAGACAGTTAGGCTCATCTGGTTTGTTTATTATAGATTTTACCAACACTAATGTTGCCAACCCAAATTCACTTACTTTAGAGAGCACATCAAGACTTACGGTTTCTATGGTTCAACAAGGTGGTGGATTTTCAATGTCGAATTTCTTAACGCCACTACCAGAAAAGGCATTGGTGCCTACTTTTGCTCAAGGAGATTGTGCGTCTGCTGTACTTTCGGCCGATCCAAATAGTAGGGCACCGTATCAATGGTATTTAGATGGAGTTATGATTCCTGGAGCTACCTCAATATCTTATACGGCAGCCGTTTCAGGGGTTTATACGGTTACTACAGCATTAGATTGTGGTAATAGTGCACAATCATTACCTATTATAATCAACCTTTGTAATATAGATAGGTCAGTTACTAAAACTGTAGATAATACGACTCCTGTAATAGGATCCACTGTAAATTTTACTCTAACGGCAAAAAATCTAGGTCCTGGAAATGCAGTTAATGTAGTAGTTACAGATTTATTGCCTGCAGGTTATACTTATGTATCTCATACGGCAAGTGCTGGAACATCATATGATTACCTAACTGGAAAATGGATCATAGGCTCACTTGCAGCAAATGGTGCAGACAATGCTACTTTGGTCGTAAGTGCTATCACTAAATCTACAGGGCCTTATCAAAATACGGCAACCATTTCTGGTCCACAAAGTGATGTCACAACTAATAACGATGTTGCATCAGTTACTCCATCAGTTATACCAGCAATAACATTAACTTCTGCATCAGGCACAGATGCTCAAACGATATGCTATAGCCCCTCAACTGCTATAGCCCCAATAGTTTATACTTTTTGGGGAACCACAACTGGTGCTATTGCTACCCTGCCAGCCGGATTAACAGGAGTGTACACGGCAGCAACAACTACGCCTTCAGCTCCCGCTAAATATACCATTACAGGTATTCCATCTATTACATTAGGGGCAGAAACCTATAAGGTTACTACCCAAGGAGGGCCCACGGATGTGGAAATCACAGGTTTATTAACAGTTAATGGAGCCGTTACTAATCCAGTTTTTAACCCTTTCGTTGCAACTCGTTGCCAAGGTCCTGGCATTGTTTTCTACACTGCTACTGCTAATTATGCTAATGGTATTACTTATAGTATAAGCCCAACAATAGCAGGAACTATGAATGCGGCAACAGGTCAAATGACTTGGTCGGCAGCATTTAGTGGCAATGCTACAATTACCGCTTCAGCAGCAGGCTGTTCAGGACCAGCCACTAGTTCCATTGTGATTACGGTTTCTTCTGGTGGTACGGTTACGCCTGATTATGTAACGGTTTGCGCTGTAAATAATATTGGTACTTTAACTGCTGGTGGAGTTACTGGAACTGTTATCCGTTGGGAATATTCTACTGATGCAGGTGCTACCTGGACATCGATTGCTAATACCTCAACTACTCAAAGTTATGCAGGTTTAACCCAAACCAGAGCATATCGTGTAGTTTCTCAAACAACGGCCTGCGCTGAGGTATTCTCAGCAATAGCCACAATATCAGTGAGCCAGATTGCAGCAGTTTCTGCTCAAACCGTTTCGGTGTGTTCTGCACATTCATTTTTAGTGGAACCTTCTGGCGTTCCTGGAGGAACAGTTTATTCTTGGTCTGCACCAACCTTGTTGTCAGGTACCGTTACTGGTGGAGCAGCAGGAAGTAATGAACCAAATATTACAGGAACGTTAACTGGAAATGGAGTTGTTAGATATACAGTTACACCAAGGTCAGGCTCTTGTGAAGGAGCACCATTTACACTAACAGTTTCTGTTTTCCCTCCAACTGTACGTACCATTAATTATGGTGGCCCTTATTGTCATTCAGCAGGTGGTACTGCAAGTCCAACATTTGGTGGCAATACAACTGGTATTACAAGTAGTACCTTTGCTTCTACTATTGGATTAAGTATCGATGTGAATACAGGTGTAGTAAACATTGCTGCAAGTCAGGCAGGAAACTATATCATTACCAATACCTATTCTAATGGAAGTTGTACTTCAACCGCGAGTTATGTATTGGTACTTTCTTCAACACCTACAACTGGACTGCTAGTTGCTCCGGCAGATATTTGTGCAAATAGTAATGCAACAATAACATTATCTAACATTCCTTATGGCAATGGGTCTTCTTATTCTGTTTGGACTGCCGCTTCTGGTGGTACAAATCTAGGAATGATTCCTTTTACAACGCCTAATTTATTGGTTAATACAACCTATTATATTCAGCCAACTAACTCATGTGGTGATGGGCCTAGAACGCCAATTGATATCAATATTAAATCTTCAACTTTAGCTACACCTATAACGCCAGGCAACTCTTCTCTTTGTGAAGGTTCTACTTTGCAATTGGCAAACGCAACAGGTGGTGGAACTTGGGGGAGCTCAAATACTGCTATTGCTACTGTGAGTTCAACAGGGTTAGTAACTGCAATTGCCCCTGGTTCAGTATTAATTAGTTATATAGCACCAGCTGGATGTACAAGTAAATCATTAAATATCGATGCTAGACCTACTATATCTCAAATAACTGGAGGAGGCGATTTATGTGTTGGTTTAACAAGAATTTTGGCAAATGCAACGGCTGGTGGCGTATGGAGTAGTGCAACACCAAGTGTGGCTACTGTTAACGCTTCAACTGGTGAAGTGACTGGCGTTACCGCAGGAACATCAGTTATTACTTATACAACTGCCGCTAATGCTAGCGGTTGTACAAATTCTGCAATTTATACCCTTACAGTTAATAGACCATCTACTTTAATTCGTAGCGGCGGCTCTCAAAATCAAACAATTTGTACTGGAAGTGCCATTACCGATATAGTTTATACTTATGGTGGAAGCGCAACGAGTGCTTTTGTAACGGGGACTATATCTCCAGCAAACTATGTAGTAAACACAATTAACAAAACCGTAACTATCACTGGTATATTTAATACAAGTGTAACTTATAATGTAACAACCGTTGGGCATACTTCACCTTGTGATCCAATTGTTGTAAGTGGTACAATTACTACTGATCCATTATTATGTCCATCTAATTTACTTGCTGTTAATGATAATGGCGTTGCCAATTCCATTAATGGTGGCGAGGCAGTGGCAAACATCTTGGTAAATGACAGTTACAATGCTAATTTAACAGCCACTATTGCTAATCTAACCATTGCTGAGAACTCGAATAACAGTTTAGGAAAAGTTACACTGAATACAGCGACTGGCAAAGTAAATGTTGCGCCAGGTACGCCAGCTGGAACCTACACTATCAATTACACCATCACGGATAAACAAGATCCTACTAAAACAGCAACTGCAAATATTGTGGTAATCGTTTCATCTGGCATAATTGAAGCAGTAGCCGATAGCGGAACGGTAAATTCTACTGTTGGTAATTCATCTTTGTTAAACGTATTGGCTAATGATAAATTTAATGGTGGCAGCCCTGCAACTATTGCAGCTGTAACCATTACAGAAAATTCAAATAACAGCGGGGGTAATGTAACCCTAACACCAGGAACTGGTGTTGTTAGTGTGGCACCCGGTACGCCGCCAGGAACTTATAACATAAACTATACGATTACTGATAAATTAGATCCTACTAAAACTTCAAGCGCAAATGTTGTTGTTTTTGTTACCACGGGTGCAATTCAAGCCAACGATGATAATGGTACTGCAAATACAGTAAATGGTGGTGTTGCTATTTCAAATATTTTAACGAATGATAAATACAACGGAACAAGCCAAGTACCAACTACAGCTGATGTTACCATTGCAGAAGTTCCAGGTAGTAATACAAGTGCTGGCAAAATAACGTTAAATGTAACCACTGGCCAAGTAACAGTTGCCCCAAATACACCAGCAGGAGTTTATACAATAGATTATTCTATAACTGATAAGCTTGATCCGAGTAAGGTAGCTACAGCAATCATAACAGTTACCGTTTCATCGGGTGCTATTCAAGCAAACAATGATTCAGGTTCTGTAAGTGGTGTTCTTGGTGGCATTGCTGTTAATGATGTTTTAATTAACGATACTTTTAATGGAGGTAGTCCGGCTACTTTGGCCAATGTAGATTTAGCTCAAGTTTCTACAACCAATCCAAAGGTAACACTTGATGTATTAACTGGTAAGGTTAATGTAGCGCCAGGAACTCCAGGAGGTGTTTACACTTTAGTTTATAAAATTGTTGATAAGCTAGATCCAACTAAAATTTCACAAGCTTCTGTAAGTGTTACAGTTGTTGCACCAACTATAATTGCCACTAATGACAGTGGTACTGTTAATGGATTGGTAGGGGGAACTGCTGTTGCAAATGTATTAGTTAATGATACCTACAATGGAAACCCAGCAACACTAAATGACGTAACTATTTCTCAGGTATCAACTAGTAATCCTAAAGTAACCATAGATCCTACAACAGGAAAAGTAAACGTGGCGGCCGGAACTGCAGCAGGTACTTACAACTTGGTTTACCAAATTGAAGATAAATTAAACCCAGGCTCGAAAAAAACTGCGACTGTAACTGTTACGGTTACTGCGCCTGCAATGGTTGCTGCCAATGATAATGGTGCTATAAATGGTGTGACAGGCGGAACCGCTATCGCAAATATTTTAGCTAACGATACTTATAATGGTAATCCAGCTACATTAAATGATGTAACTATTACCCAAGTTTCGTCAACCAGTGCAAATGTAACAATAGACCCAACTACAGGTAAAGTAAATGTTGCACCAAATACAACAACCGGAACTTATACCTTGGTTTATGAAATTGAAGATAAACTAAATCCAGGGCAGAAAAAGACAGCAACAATTACTGTCAATGTAACAAGTACCCCTTTAATAGCAACTCCAGATACAGGTACAATTTTAGGTTTCTTTGGAGGAACAATTCAAATGGATATTTTAGCTAATGATACTTACAATGGAGGCTCTCAAGCTAATGTGGGTAATGTTGTAATCACTCAATTATCTACAGATAATCCAAAAATTAACATAGACCCTACCAATGGAAAAGTAATTGTTCAGCCAAGAACCTTGCCTGGCGTTTATATACTAAACTATCAAATTACAGATAAGTTAGATCCAGCAAATAAAGCAACAACAACGGTTACCATCACCATACCTAATTGGATTACCGATTTGGCAGTTACGAAAGTAGCTGATAAAACAGGAGTGGAGGTTAATGAAAATATTACTTATGCTATTATCGTAAGAAATATTGGTACGGCTACTGTGTTAGCTGGTAGAGCAATCGTGCTAACAGAATCTCTACCTACGGGTTTAAGCAATGTAACTTACCAAGCAACTGGTGGTACTTATAACCCAACGGCAAATACCTTCACCACAGCCGCAGATGTAGATGCCGGACAATCGGTTACTTTACTTGTAATGGGTACGGTTAATGCAAACTATACTCAAAATGACATTACCAATAGTGTAACTGTTGATGCTGCCCAACTGGCAATGGATCCAAATCCAGCTAATAATTCAGCCTCGGTTACCACACCTATTTTAAAAGGTAAAATAGCACTTGTAAAATCGGGTGTAGTAAATTCAGGAAACAATACAGTTACTTATACTTTTACAATAAAGAATACAGGGAATGTGGCCTTGAGTAATGTTACATTAACAGATGCAAAATTGGGCCTTAACATAGTTTTACCTGGTTCATTAGCAATAGGTGCTAGTACAACTTATACTCGTGTTTATACTTTATCACAAAGTGATAAAGATTTAGGGTCGGTAACAAACACAGCAAACGTAAGTTCTAAATCGCCAGCTGGCAATACCATTACAGATATTTCAGGAACTGCAGAAAACAATGATAATCCAACTATTACTACAATCCCTACTTCAGCAGCTCTTGCATTAACAAAAGTTGCAAACAACAATGGTACAAAAGTAGGCGATGTTATTACTTATTTCATCGTTCTTAAAAATACAGGAAATGTTACGTTAAATAACATCGAGGTTACCGATGCAAATGCAACATTGGCAAGTTCTCCAACGCCAAGTCCAAACCCTAATAGCTCTGGATATTTTATTCCCACTTTAATTCCTGGAGCGTTGGTAAACATTACCGCTACGCATATACTTACGCAAACAGATATTAATGCAGGTACTGTTGTAAATCAGGCAAATGTTAACGCAAAAGATCCAAAAGGAAATAATTTAACCAAGGTTTCTGATAATCCTTCAACCACTGCCTCGGATGATCCGACTATCATTTCGATTGCACAGGTTTCTTCTATCACATTAACTAAAACTGCTAACAACACTGGCGGTAAGGCAGGTGATGTTATCAATTACACGCTAATTGTTAAAAATACTGGTAATACTACGTTAACAAATGTAGTAGTTGCAGATGCTGGTGCAGATGCAGGTAGCGTTTTACCAGCCAATGTTGCAACTATACAACCTGGTGCCATAGCGGTAGTTGTAGCAAAACATACATTAACACAAGCAGATGTTAATTTAGGTAGGTATAGTAACCAAGCCAGTGTAATAGCAAAAGACGGCAATAATAATTCGATCGCAGATCCATTATCTGATGATCCAAATACAACACTTTCAGATGATCCAACTGTGGTTTTATTAAACCCGAATGCAGATTTGGTAACCGTTAAAAGACTAAAAAATGCTGCACAGATTTCTTATGTTCCAGGTGAAAATGTTATTTACTTGATTAGCGTTAAAAATATTGGGCCAAGTGCTGCGGTAAATGTTAAGGTAACTGATATCGCCCCGTTGGGTACAACAATAACTAAATGGACAGCTACAGCAACAGGTTTAACCTTGCCAAATAATGATGGTACTGGAAATTTGGATCAAACTATCTCCTTGTTTCCAAGTAATGCGGAAGTTAGTTATGAAATAACTGTAGCAACTCCTAATAGTGCTACCAAATCAATCTATGCTGGTAAGCCACTTTCTAATAGTGTAACAATAACCAGTAGTACACCAGATTTATCAACCATAGGTGATATAACAACTACAGCAGAAATACCAGCATTCATTCAGAATGATTTGAGCATTGCAAAAACTTCAGATCATTTAACACCAGTTGGAATGGATACGCCTTATGACTATAACATTCTAGTTAAAAACAACGGTTTATTTACATCAAATAATGTGGTAGTTACCGACGTTTTACCAGCCGGATTAACTTATGTATCTCATTCAGCTGGAAAAGGTACTGCAAACTATAGTTCCGCTTCAAATACGGTATTGTGGACGGTTCCAACAATAGAATCTGGTGCCGTTGTCATGTTGACAATAAAAGTGAAATCTAGCAAATCTGGGGTTATTAGTAATACGGCATCTGTAACAGCTGCAGAGGGCGATCCAAACTTAGCTAATAATATAGCTACTGATTTGAAAGAAATCTTTATTTTAAATACTAAACCAAATGTGATTACACCAAATGGTGATGGTAAAAATGATACCTATGTAATTGATGGATTAGAGCTTTATCCAGAGAATTTCTTAACCATATTTAATCGCTGGGGTAACGAGGTTTACCATAGCAATGGTGGTTATAAAAATGATTGGAGTGGAAATGGATTAAAAGAAGGTACATATTATTACTTGTTAAAAGTTAAAGAGACCAATGGTAATTGGACAGTATCAAAAGGTTACATTACGCTTTTAAGGAATAATTAA